A portion of the Simkania negevensis Z genome contains these proteins:
- a CDS encoding FkbM family methyltransferase, translating into MKSSIRSFYLVLAMFTFQLSAEVDVTYSVEHHPIFEKFPNVGPQGFDEEYFEWIDLLEAVFDAKGSFNMVEVGAGYGRWAARGGVAARFCGLPFHLTLVEAEPYRSQIEIHEEMKRFGIHSYEYKVVPAAVGKIESSIFFYITSNDGSWDLNNWFGQCIMVPSDYIVRWTNETHLGQPVAITAYNYKAVEVKQLRLSTILTQIDSPIIDLCDFDVQGNEFDVISESIDILNARVKRMHIGTHGLEIEQQLRVLLKKNGWRLIRDYSLARTNQTEYGPIEFCDGVQSWINLRLN; encoded by the coding sequence ATGAAATCAAGTATTCGCAGTTTTTATCTAGTTTTAGCAATGTTTACATTCCAACTTTCAGCTGAAGTGGATGTTACATATTCAGTTGAACACCATCCGATTTTTGAAAAGTTTCCTAATGTTGGTCCTCAAGGTTTTGATGAAGAATACTTTGAATGGATTGATTTGTTAGAAGCTGTTTTCGATGCCAAAGGATCATTTAATATGGTTGAAGTTGGAGCGGGTTATGGTAGATGGGCTGCGCGTGGAGGTGTTGCAGCTCGATTTTGTGGCCTTCCATTTCACTTGACACTCGTTGAAGCAGAGCCCTATCGTTCCCAGATTGAAATTCACGAAGAAATGAAAAGGTTTGGGATCCACAGTTATGAGTACAAAGTTGTTCCAGCTGCAGTTGGAAAAATCGAATCTTCGATATTTTTTTACATCACTTCTAATGATGGGAGTTGGGACTTAAACAACTGGTTTGGGCAATGTATAATGGTTCCAAGCGATTATATTGTAAGATGGACAAATGAAACACATTTAGGACAACCTGTTGCAATTACAGCTTATAACTACAAAGCTGTTGAAGTTAAACAACTCCGACTTAGCACCATCTTAACACAAATTGACTCCCCAATCATTGATCTTTGCGATTTTGATGTTCAGGGAAATGAGTTTGATGTGATTTCCGAATCAATTGATATTTTAAATGCTCGCGTCAAAAGAATGCATATTGGAACGCATGGCCTCGAAATAGAGCAACAGCTCCGTGTTTTATTAAAAAAGAATGGTTGGAGACTCATAAGAGATTATTCATTAGCTCGAACCAATCAGACAGAGTATGGTCCCATAGAATTTTGCGATGGAGTTCAGTCTTGGATCAACCTTCGGCTAAACTGA
- a CDS encoding FkbM family methyltransferase produces the protein MKITHLVFYLILTILTLHFPTFANASQFYFPNYRNTSQPIQPHPIFDKFPEVPPQNYDEEYFEWIDLLEAVENTEGAXNMLEVGAGYGRWSVRGGLAARSKNLPFFLTLIEAEPHRCHVDIHEEMKKYGINSHEYFVIPAAVGKNESSIFFYIMSSDDTMNLDNWYGQSVMFPHDRIIGWAKETYYGQPIAFTACNYKAVKIEQLRLSTILNQVDAPIIDLCDFDIQGNEYDAIAEAIRILNARVKRLHIGTHSHQIEKDLRVLLKRNGWKLLRDYPCSRSNNTEYGKIKFVDGVQSWVNPRLN, from the coding sequence GTGAAAATAACTCATCTTGTCTTTTACTTGATCTTAACAATCCTTACGCTTCATTTTCCAACTTTTGCAAACGCTTCGCAATTTTATTTTCCAAATTATCGAAATACTTCACAGCCTATTCAGCCTCACCCAATTTTTGACAAGTTTCCTGAAGTTCCTCCTCAGAATTATGATGAAGAGTATTTCGAGTGGATTGATTTACTCGAAGCAGTTGAAAATACTGAAGGGGCCTTWAACATGCTCGAAGTTGGTGCGGGTTATGGTAGATGGAGCGTCCGTGGTGGTCTAGCCGCAAGATCAAAGAATCTCCCATTCTTTCTGACGCTAATTGAAGCAGAACCGCATCGTTGTCATGTTGACATTCATGAAGAAATGAAAAAATATGGAATCAATAGTCATGAGTATTTTGTGATTCCAGCTGCTGTTGGGAAAAATGAGTCCTCGATTTTCTTTTACATCATGAGCAGTGATGATACAATGAATCTAGATAATTGGTATGGTCAGTCTGTGATGTTTCCACATGATCGCATCATAGGCTGGGCAAAAGAAACATATTATGGACAACCTATTGCTTTTACAGCCTGTAATTATAAAGCCGTTAAAATTGAGCAACTTCGTCTCAGCACAATCTTGAATCAGGTTGATGCACCCATCATTGATCTTTGCGATTTTGACATTCAAGGAAATGAATATGATGCAATTGCTGAAGCGATTCGCATCTTAAATGCTCGAGTGAAGAGGCTGCATATTGGAACTCACAGCCATCAGATAGAGAAAGATCTTCGCGTTTTGCTTAAAAGAAATGGTTGGAAACTACTACGTGATTACCCTTGTTCTCGAAGCAACAATACTGAGTACGGAAAAATCAAGTTTGTCGATGGAGTTCAATCTTGGGTGAATCCTCGATTGAATTAA